Proteins encoded in a region of the Poecilia reticulata strain Guanapo linkage group LG14, Guppy_female_1.0+MT, whole genome shotgun sequence genome:
- the LOC103476178 gene encoding collagenase 3-like, whose translation MFFFKNRFFWRKYPQSYTFQQTLITNFWPDGPDSVDAAYESHQSDRIFYFKGREVWAFSGYDLVRDYPKSISSFGLPKKVKKVDAALNDPETGKTLFFVGSNYYSYDETIKTMDSGFPKRVDETFSGMTRKVTAALQYRGYTYLYSGPYMYEFSLXTGRMLRLLRNSYFLPCTNX comes from the exons ATGTTCTTCTTCAAGAACCG CTTCTTCTGGCGTAAGTACCCCCAGAGTTACACCTTTCAGCAAACTCTCATAACAAACTTCTGGCCCGATGGGCCCGACAGTGTTGATGCTGCTTACGAGAGTCACCAGTCagacagaatattttattttaaag GTCGTGAAGTTTGGGCTTTCAGTGGCTATGATCTGGTACGGGATTATCCCAAATCGATTTCCAGCTTTGGTTTGCCCAAGAAAGTCAAGAAAGTTGATGCGGCCCTCAATGACCCAGAGACTGGCAAGACTCTCTTCTTCGTTGGCAGCAATTACTACAG CTATGATGAGACTATAAAGACGATGGACTCAGGATTCCCAAAGCGAGTTGATGAAACCTTCTCTGGAATGACCAGAAAGGTGACAGCAGCTTTACAGTACAGAG GTTACACCTACCTCTACAGTGGTCCCTACATGTACGAGTTCAGCTTGAGDACGGGGCGGATGCTGCGTCTGCTGAGAAACAGCTACTTCCTGCCCTGCACCAACWACTAG
- the LOC103476142 gene encoding matrix metalloproteinase-18 isoform X1, with product MNLLCMTFLTLMKLNQSLAGASPLHIPTAPPQPPAGPSEADQKFAEEYLHHFYGYQPEPDRRKRAAASRDDSHQTTGFCDKVKKMQRSFGLTPDGKLSQETLTVMKKPRCGLSDVEPHGGAVRWTKRTISYRIAGENLPFPASRTLKAIRTALKLWSSVSLVRFRRREAKEADVSIAFVSGADHGDGSPFSGKGGALAHAFLPGLGIGGDVHFDSAEEWTLNYTGISLPVVAAHEFGHALGLSHSSDLGSVMYPAYNFAPSLELSFDDVKSIQHLYGENPNFHLQSLKRPPPKTPDKCDPDLSFDAVTELQQEVVFFKDRFMWRKHPSFVETRIALISSLWSDSVPSHLDAVYENVEKNFILFFKGDQYWKVQQLILQEGFPRNISDLGFPSRIKSVDAALHFRDDRYTVFFTGHECWRYNELRAVMEGSPMLIEQQWLEIPFPVDAAVYYEGFVNFFKGNKQYKYDFGQNHVVSVSSANDLMDCEMGKSNKHAL from the exons ATGAACCTGCTCTGCATGACTTTTCTGACTCTCATGAAGCTCAACCAGAGTCTTGCGGGGGCTTCACCCCTCCACATCCCCACCGCTCCTCCACAACCTCCAGCTGGACCGTCTGAGGCTGACCAGAAGTTTGCAGAG GAATATCTGCACCACTTCTATGGTTACCAGCCCGAGCCAGACAGACGAAAAAGGGCGGCGGCCTCCAGAGATGATTCACATCAGACAACGGGGTTCTGCGACAAGGTGAAGAAAATGCAGCGTTCCTTTGGCTTGACTCCAGACGGAAAACTCAGTCAGGAGACTCTGACTGTGATGAAGAAGCCGCGCTGTGGGCTGTCGGATGTGGAGCCTCACGGGGGCGCCGTGCGGTGGACAAAACGGACCATCAGTTACAG GATTGCTGGTGAAAATCTGCCTTTCCCAGCCAGCAGGACTCTCAAAGCCATCAGGACAGCGCTGAAGCTGTGGTCCAGCGTTTCCCTCGTTAGATTCCGCAGGAGGGAAGCAAAAGAGGCTGACGTTAGCATTGCTTTTGTCAGCGGAG CAGACCACGGCGATGGATCTCCCTTCTCTGGCAAAGGGGGAGCTCTGGCTCACGCCTTCCTCCCTGGTCTGGGAATCGGAGGGGACGTGCACTTCGACTCTGCGGAGGAATGGACCTTAAATTATACTG GTATCAGCCTGCCTGTTGTTGCAGCTCATGAATTCGGCCATGCTCTTGGTCTCTCCCACTCCTCTGACCTGGGATCCGTCATGTACCCAGCTTACAACTTTGCACCCAGTTTGGAGCTCTCCTTTGACGACGTGAAGAGCATCCAGCACCTTTATG GTGAAAACCCCAACTTCCACCTACAGTCACTAAAAAGGCCTCCACCGAAAACCCCTGACAAATGCGATCCAGATCTGTCCTTTGATGCTGTGACCGAATTACAACAGGAGGTGGTGTTTTTCAAAGACAG ATTCATGTGGCGAAAACATCCCAGCTTTGTTGAAACGCGCATCGCCCTCATCAGCAGCCTGTGGTCAGACTCTGTACCGTCTCACCTGGACGCCGTGTATGAGAACGTGGAGAAAAACTTTATTCTATTTTTCAAAG GTGATCAGTACTGGAAAGTGCAGCAGTTAATTCTACAGGAAGGTTTTCCCAGAAACATCTCAGACCTGGGCTTCCCCTCCAGAATAAAGTCGGTGGATGCTGCTCTGCACTTCAGAGACGATCGCTACACCGTGTTCTTCACCGGCCATGAGTGTTGGAG GTACAATGAATTGCGGGCCGTGATGGAGGGATCACCAATGCTCATCGAGCAACAGTGGCTGGAAATCCCATTCCCTGTAGACGCAGCTGTCTACTACGAGG GATTTGTGAACTTCTTCAAGGGGAACAAGCAATATAAATACGACTTTGGCCAGAACCACGTTGTCTCCGTCAGCAGCGCTAATGACCTAATGGACTGTGAGATGGGAAAGAGCAACAAGCACGCACTCTGA
- the LOC103476142 gene encoding matrix metalloproteinase-18 isoform X2, whose protein sequence is MNLLCMTFLTLMKLNQSLAGASPLHIPTAPPQPPAGPSEADQKFAEEYLHHFYGYQPEPDRRKRAAASRDDSHQTTGFCDKVKKMQRSFGLTPDGKLSQETLTVMKKPRCGLSDVEPHGGAVRWTKRTISYRIAGENLPFPASRTLKAIRTALKLWSSVSLVRFRRREAKEADVSIAFVSGDHGDGSPFSGKGGALAHAFLPGLGIGGDVHFDSAEEWTLNYTGISLPVVAAHEFGHALGLSHSSDLGSVMYPAYNFAPSLELSFDDVKSIQHLYGENPNFHLQSLKRPPPKTPDKCDPDLSFDAVTELQQEVVFFKDRFMWRKHPSFVETRIALISSLWSDSVPSHLDAVYENVEKNFILFFKGDQYWKVQQLILQEGFPRNISDLGFPSRIKSVDAALHFRDDRYTVFFTGHECWRYNELRAVMEGSPMLIEQQWLEIPFPVDAAVYYEGFVNFFKGNKQYKYDFGQNHVVSVSSANDLMDCEMGKSNKHAL, encoded by the exons ATGAACCTGCTCTGCATGACTTTTCTGACTCTCATGAAGCTCAACCAGAGTCTTGCGGGGGCTTCACCCCTCCACATCCCCACCGCTCCTCCACAACCTCCAGCTGGACCGTCTGAGGCTGACCAGAAGTTTGCAGAG GAATATCTGCACCACTTCTATGGTTACCAGCCCGAGCCAGACAGACGAAAAAGGGCGGCGGCCTCCAGAGATGATTCACATCAGACAACGGGGTTCTGCGACAAGGTGAAGAAAATGCAGCGTTCCTTTGGCTTGACTCCAGACGGAAAACTCAGTCAGGAGACTCTGACTGTGATGAAGAAGCCGCGCTGTGGGCTGTCGGATGTGGAGCCTCACGGGGGCGCCGTGCGGTGGACAAAACGGACCATCAGTTACAG GATTGCTGGTGAAAATCTGCCTTTCCCAGCCAGCAGGACTCTCAAAGCCATCAGGACAGCGCTGAAGCTGTGGTCCAGCGTTTCCCTCGTTAGATTCCGCAGGAGGGAAGCAAAAGAGGCTGACGTTAGCATTGCTTTTGTCAGCGGAG ACCACGGCGATGGATCTCCCTTCTCTGGCAAAGGGGGAGCTCTGGCTCACGCCTTCCTCCCTGGTCTGGGAATCGGAGGGGACGTGCACTTCGACTCTGCGGAGGAATGGACCTTAAATTATACTG GTATCAGCCTGCCTGTTGTTGCAGCTCATGAATTCGGCCATGCTCTTGGTCTCTCCCACTCCTCTGACCTGGGATCCGTCATGTACCCAGCTTACAACTTTGCACCCAGTTTGGAGCTCTCCTTTGACGACGTGAAGAGCATCCAGCACCTTTATG GTGAAAACCCCAACTTCCACCTACAGTCACTAAAAAGGCCTCCACCGAAAACCCCTGACAAATGCGATCCAGATCTGTCCTTTGATGCTGTGACCGAATTACAACAGGAGGTGGTGTTTTTCAAAGACAG ATTCATGTGGCGAAAACATCCCAGCTTTGTTGAAACGCGCATCGCCCTCATCAGCAGCCTGTGGTCAGACTCTGTACCGTCTCACCTGGACGCCGTGTATGAGAACGTGGAGAAAAACTTTATTCTATTTTTCAAAG GTGATCAGTACTGGAAAGTGCAGCAGTTAATTCTACAGGAAGGTTTTCCCAGAAACATCTCAGACCTGGGCTTCCCCTCCAGAATAAAGTCGGTGGATGCTGCTCTGCACTTCAGAGACGATCGCTACACCGTGTTCTTCACCGGCCATGAGTGTTGGAG GTACAATGAATTGCGGGCCGTGATGGAGGGATCACCAATGCTCATCGAGCAACAGTGGCTGGAAATCCCATTCCCTGTAGACGCAGCTGTCTACTACGAGG GATTTGTGAACTTCTTCAAGGGGAACAAGCAATATAAATACGACTTTGGCCAGAACCACGTTGTCTCCGTCAGCAGCGCTAATGACCTAATGGACTGTGAGATGGGAAAGAGCAACAAGCACGCACTCTGA